A section of the Bacteroidales bacterium genome encodes:
- a CDS encoding PspA/IM30 family protein, whose translation MTEQIGPIKGKSFWKRPEGKLGALFLIAGIAVIAVYHVPIFAFIQSLLAGTISTIALVAVVAALLYIILDKKVRNLAWYMYKGVMRWITKLFVQIDPIKILENYVEYLKKNMKKMNTHISKLKGQISQLKTTMVKNKREMDHSLKLAEQAKKQGKNELLTINTRQYGRLKESNARYSQLLGKMQILYKVLNKIYINSGYLIQDTDNDVRMRKQELKAIKTSHSAMKRAMNIIQGDPDKKMIFDMATETVVEEIHTKIGEMERFIELSGSFIDSIDLQNGVYEQEGLEILEKLEKEGNSFLFNEPKEKDLVKLEIEEKEIENLSDYSTLFE comes from the coding sequence ATGACAGAACAAATAGGACCAATAAAAGGTAAATCATTTTGGAAAAGACCCGAAGGAAAGCTCGGAGCTTTATTTTTAATAGCAGGTATTGCAGTTATTGCTGTTTATCATGTTCCCATTTTTGCGTTTATCCAAAGTTTATTAGCCGGTACAATCAGTACAATTGCATTAGTAGCAGTTGTTGCGGCACTTTTATATATAATTCTTGATAAAAAAGTCAGAAATCTTGCTTGGTATATGTATAAAGGGGTTATGCGTTGGATAACAAAACTGTTTGTTCAGATTGACCCGATAAAGATTTTGGAAAATTATGTGGAATATCTAAAAAAGAATATGAAAAAGATGAATACACATATTTCTAAATTAAAAGGTCAAATTTCTCAGCTTAAAACTACGATGGTTAAGAATAAAAGAGAAATGGATCACAGCTTAAAACTTGCAGAACAAGCAAAAAAACAAGGGAAAAATGAGCTGCTTACAATTAATACAAGGCAATACGGAAGACTTAAAGAATCAAATGCAAGATACAGTCAATTATTAGGAAAAATGCAAATTCTTTATAAGGTTTTGAATAAAATATATATAAATTCCGGCTATTTAATACAAGATACAGATAATGACGTAAGAATGAGAAAACAAGAATTAAAAGCTATTAAAACAAGTCATTCTGCAATGAAAAGAGCAATGAATATTATTCAAGGTGACCCTGATAAAAAAATGATTTTTGATATGGCTACCGAAACAGTTGTAGAAGAAATTCACACTAAAATTGGTGAAATGGAGCGTTTTATTGAATTGTCGGGAAGTTTTATTGACAGTATTGATTTGCAAAACGGTGTTTATGAACAAGAAGGACTTGAAATTTTAGAGAAACTCGAAAAAGAAGGAAATTCATTTTTATTTAACGAACCGAAAGAAAAAGATTTAGTAAAATTAGAAATTGAAGAAAAAGAAATTGAGAATCTTTCGGATTACTCTACTTTATTTGAATAA
- a CDS encoding sigma-70 family RNA polymerase sigma factor, whose translation MKKIDPNTISEKVLIKKCIANKREYQEILYRRYADKMFNVCLIYVGNESDAGDILQEGFITVFRNLNKFRFEGSFEGWVRRIIINTALKFLNKKNKEIEKVKKYQKIKEFAIDIIIDTINAKQIIELINDLPLRAATVLKLYAIEGYKHREIASLLNITEGTSKSQLNRARFLLKESMNKLNV comes from the coding sequence TTGAAAAAAATAGATCCAAATACAATCTCGGAAAAGGTACTCATAAAAAAGTGCATTGCAAACAAACGAGAGTATCAAGAAATATTATACAGAAGGTATGCTGATAAAATGTTCAATGTATGTTTAATATATGTCGGTAATGAAAGCGATGCCGGTGATATTTTACAGGAAGGTTTTATTACTGTATTCAGGAACTTGAATAAATTTAGGTTTGAAGGCTCTTTCGAAGGGTGGGTAAGAAGAATCATAATTAACACGGCATTAAAATTCTTAAATAAGAAAAATAAAGAAATTGAAAAAGTTAAAAAGTATCAAAAAATCAAAGAATTTGCAATTGATATTATTATTGATACAATTAATGCAAAACAAATTATAGAATTAATAAATGATTTGCCGTTACGAGCAGCTACCGTCTTAAAATTATATGCAATTGAAGGGTATAAACATAGAGAAATAGCAAGTTTACTTAATATTACCGAAGGAACTTCTAAATCTCAACTAAACAGAGCAAGGTTTTTATTAAAAGAATCTATGAATAAGTTAAATGTATAA
- a CDS encoding gliding motility-associated C-terminal domain-containing protein, whose product MKKKSFYLVIGILLGINFQNFAQCNADFKESQDPTCVNSPVYFINISEYPSGTTFSWDFGAGATPATSTALNPPPVVYSTPGQKNVELIISNGGSCWDNKQRQLDVAPEPSVTFTSTAPVCPEVGVDFAYTGDLVLEYMWTFGEGATPSSSVLQNPTGIIYSSPGTKNVTLTVSNGFCSITTTQTIDIYSLPIAFAGEDTTICADRSVQLGTDPTANYSYSWFPPSVLDLPYSSNPVASPVASLTNFILSVTDATTGCQATDTILVTMLTPLISDAGNDVEICFGEEVQIGAALVEGQLYSWSPVAGLDDELIPNPISSADTTTLYTLTVTDGICDPVFDDVLVTVHPLPDANAGVNDTITTGSEIQLIATGGVQYIWTPSFSLSNSAVFNPIASPDETTVYTVSVTDIYGCVKTDDIEITVIEPSYWFPNAFTPDGNGINDVFYIRGEGITDFELYIFNRAGQLVYYSENFYEGWNGKKQGSNEEMPEGAYMFKIKGVDTNDTPIDDSGVINLIR is encoded by the coding sequence ATGAAAAAGAAAAGCTTTTATCTGGTAATAGGAATATTACTGGGAATAAATTTTCAAAATTTTGCACAATGTAACGCAGATTTTAAAGAAAGTCAAGATCCCACATGTGTAAATTCACCTGTTTATTTTATTAATATATCAGAATATCCGTCAGGAACTACTTTTTCCTGGGATTTCGGAGCCGGAGCAACTCCTGCGACTTCAACGGCATTAAATCCGCCTCCGGTTGTTTATTCAACCCCGGGACAAAAAAATGTTGAATTAATAATTAGTAACGGAGGATCATGTTGGGACAACAAACAAAGACAACTTGATGTTGCACCTGAACCTTCCGTAACATTTACATCTACGGCACCCGTATGTCCCGAAGTCGGTGTAGATTTTGCCTATACAGGAGATCTTGTTTTGGAATATATGTGGACCTTCGGTGAGGGAGCAACACCTTCAAGTTCTGTTTTGCAAAATCCTACGGGAATTATTTACAGTTCTCCCGGCACAAAAAATGTTACTTTAACTGTATCAAACGGTTTTTGCTCAATTACCACAACTCAAACAATAGATATTTACTCTCTGCCTATTGCTTTTGCCGGTGAGGATACTACTATTTGTGCCGACAGAAGTGTGCAATTGGGAACTGACCCCACAGCAAATTATTCATACAGTTGGTTTCCGCCGAGTGTATTAGATTTGCCTTATTCATCGAATCCGGTTGCAAGTCCTGTTGCATCATTAACAAACTTTATCTTATCAGTAACAGATGCAACAACAGGATGTCAAGCAACAGATACTATTTTGGTAACAATGTTAACACCCTTAATTTCTGATGCAGGGAATGATGTTGAAATATGTTTCGGAGAAGAAGTTCAAATAGGTGCAGCTTTGGTAGAAGGACAACTTTACAGTTGGTCTCCTGTTGCAGGTTTAGACGATGAGTTGATTCCTAATCCTATTTCTTCTGCAGATACAACAACTTTATATACACTTACCGTAACTGACGGAATTTGCGACCCTGTTTTTGACGATGTTTTAGTAACTGTACATCCTTTACCTGATGCAAATGCCGGAGTAAATGATACAATAACAACCGGTTCTGAAATTCAGCTGATTGCAACCGGCGGGGTTCAGTATATCTGGACACCTTCTTTCAGTTTGTCTAATTCGGCAGTTTTTAATCCGATAGCAAGTCCTGACGAAACTACTGTATATACTGTTTCCGTAACAGATATTTACGGTTGTGTAAAAACTGATGATATTGAAATTACCGTTATTGAGCCGTCTTACTGGTTTCCTAACGCATTTACACCTGACGGTAACGGAATAAATGATGTTTTTTACATCAGAGGTGAAGGAATAACAGATTTTGAATTATATATTTTTAACCGAGCCGGGCAGTTGGTTTATTATTCTGAGAATTTTTATGAAGGATGGAACGGAAAAAAACAAGGCTCTAACGAAGAAATGCCGGAAGGTGCATATATGTTTAAGATTAAAGGGGTAGATACAAACGATACACCGATTGATGACAGCGGAGTAATTAATTTAATCAGATAA
- a CDS encoding PorT family protein has translation MYNKIDDIIKKSYNSLNKTAPEELWQNISDDISLDLKIKDSYQKQHSTAPDSVWNNIKKELTIDNVWYRIKRKLNFITFLYRLRNAGFVITASVFLLGLYNIILKNEDITGKNYGNKYFVESNSANSEFLTTEPLNNPNFNSIITEESYTRRINKTTNNKKNTADVRNRYIKQNFETKKENINEFGGVAENIVIPAKYQLIPDVVSSDTLMPVTDTLRQLEKLNKINLLNVNTVTFNGNNIKKRRGLFFIGTVVNYNYTWISNNETKKAFIPNSLIADDPDYSYNTGLLLGYYLNNRSSLKSEYFFNSKIKQNYGIYTEGQFLHKEIELNYSKVSLSYNRSLLNYKLISNSSLNADFGVYFAKLINNSVKYNDIQIQSAENYTQIDYGLKFSVGQTENFKHFKFGYGIDINYGLNNIFKGTAEVPAHFDVTKTFSTGIYFNAVYVF, from the coding sequence ATGTATAACAAAATAGATGATATTATCAAAAAAAGCTATAACAGTTTGAATAAAACTGCACCGGAAGAACTATGGCAAAATATTTCTGATGATATTTCTTTAGACCTTAAAATTAAAGACAGTTACCAAAAACAACATTCAACAGCACCTGATTCTGTTTGGAATAATATAAAGAAAGAACTTACGATTGATAATGTTTGGTACAGAATAAAAAGAAAACTAAATTTTATTACATTCTTATATAGGTTGCGAAATGCAGGTTTTGTAATCACGGCTTCCGTTTTTTTATTAGGGTTATATAATATTATTCTTAAAAATGAAGATATTACGGGAAAAAATTACGGGAATAAGTATTTTGTTGAAAGCAACAGTGCTAATAGTGAGTTTTTAACAACAGAACCCTTAAATAATCCAAATTTCAACAGCATTATTACCGAAGAAAGTTATACCCGAAGAATTAATAAAACAACAAATAATAAAAAAAATACCGCTGATGTAAGAAACAGATACATTAAGCAGAATTTTGAAACCAAAAAAGAAAATATTAATGAATTCGGCGGTGTTGCCGAAAATATTGTAATCCCGGCTAAATATCAATTAATACCGGATGTAGTTTCTTCTGATACATTAATGCCTGTTACGGATACTTTAAGGCAACTTGAAAAACTCAATAAAATAAATTTATTAAATGTTAATACTGTTACATTTAACGGTAATAACATTAAAAAACGAAGAGGATTATTTTTTATAGGCACAGTTGTTAATTATAACTATACATGGATAAGTAATAATGAAACTAAAAAGGCATTTATTCCCAACAGCTTAATAGCTGATGACCCTGATTACAGTTATAACACAGGACTTTTATTAGGGTATTACTTAAATAATAGAAGCTCTTTAAAAAGCGAGTATTTTTTTAATTCAAAAATAAAACAAAATTACGGAATTTATACAGAGGGGCAATTCCTTCATAAGGAAATTGAACTTAATTATTCCAAAGTCAGTTTATCGTATAACAGAAGTCTGCTGAACTATAAATTAATATCAAATTCAAGCTTAAATGCCGATTTCGGAGTTTATTTCGCAAAACTCATTAATAATTCAGTTAAATATAATGATATTCAGATTCAATCAGCTGAAAACTACACGCAGATTGATTACGGATTAAAATTTTCTGTCGGTCAAACAGAAAACTTCAAACATTTTAAATTTGGTTACGGAATTGACATTAATTACGGGTTAAATAATATCTTTAAAGGAACGGCAGAGGTTCCTGCTCATTTTGACGTAACAAAAACATTTAGTACCGGAATATATTTTAATGCTGTTTATGTTTTTTAA
- a CDS encoding SpoIIE family protein phosphatase encodes MNNLFNKILGNPNNYELKHRVANAVILIGIFLGIQSSIFNYILGLPLITVTATIGTSLMLIISYWLSRAKGLFELAVYISLFVSLAIYTPVMWIGNGGSSGGFQYYIFVYLTFAIAVINRKAVIISVISFVIILSTLLLLYEYKFPEEIFKYPSPEDRLLDLIISFVSVLIGVSALFYVYTNQYKKSILELNEKNSELEKQGQILEFQNEHINEGISYAHKIQKAVLPSIEIIKKYSKDQFIIYLPKEKISGDFYYFIKKEDLLVIAVADSTGHGVPGGFMSMLGITMLEEVINREDTKNAAEVLNAFRNKIIISLDQKNTKSVTNDGFDITLCVINTKTKQLNYAGANLPLTVIRNNNEMQIYNPDNMPVGIFISMPPFKNQYIDLQEGDTIYLFTDGIIDQFGGKRNKKFTFNRLQELLIKNADQPLSVQKERIKKAFRTWRGKHKKTDDVLIIGLKVF; translated from the coding sequence TTGAATAATCTTTTCAATAAAATATTAGGTAATCCGAATAATTACGAACTCAAACACAGAGTTGCTAACGCAGTAATATTAATCGGAATATTTTTAGGGATACAATCATCAATTTTTAATTACATTCTAGGATTACCTTTAATAACCGTTACAGCAACCATAGGTACATCTTTAATGCTGATTATCTCATATTGGCTGTCCAGAGCAAAAGGTTTGTTTGAATTAGCGGTTTATATTTCATTATTTGTCAGTCTTGCTATTTATACACCCGTAATGTGGATAGGAAACGGCGGCTCTTCCGGAGGTTTTCAATATTATATTTTCGTATATTTAACATTTGCAATTGCAGTAATAAACAGAAAAGCTGTAATTATTTCGGTTATATCTTTCGTAATTATTTTGTCAACACTGTTATTATTATATGAATATAAGTTTCCGGAAGAAATATTCAAATATCCGAGCCCCGAAGACCGCCTTCTTGACCTTATTATCAGTTTTGTAAGTGTATTAATAGGTGTTTCGGCATTATTTTATGTTTATACAAATCAATATAAAAAATCCATTTTAGAACTTAATGAAAAAAACTCGGAACTTGAAAAACAAGGGCAAATCCTTGAATTTCAGAATGAGCATATTAACGAAGGAATAAGTTATGCACATAAAATACAAAAAGCCGTGTTGCCTTCAATTGAAATTATTAAGAAATACAGTAAAGATCAGTTTATTATATACTTACCTAAAGAAAAAATCAGCGGAGATTTTTATTATTTTATAAAAAAAGAAGACCTGCTTGTTATTGCTGTTGCCGACAGTACAGGTCACGGAGTTCCCGGAGGTTTTATGTCGATGTTGGGAATTACGATGCTTGAGGAGGTTATAAACAGAGAAGACACCAAAAATGCGGCAGAAGTTTTAAATGCATTCAGAAATAAAATCATTATTTCTTTAGACCAAAAAAACACTAAATCCGTAACAAACGACGGTTTTGACATTACACTTTGTGTTATTAATACAAAAACTAAACAGCTTAATTACGCCGGTGCAAATTTACCTTTAACCGTAATTCGTAATAATAATGAAATGCAAATATATAATCCTGATAATATGCCGGTAGGAATATTTATTTCCATGCCGCCGTTCAAAAATCAATATATTGATTTACAGGAAGGCGATACTATATATTTGTTTACTGACGGCATTATTGACCAATTCGGAGGAAAGCGAAATAAAAAATTTACATTTAACAGACTTCAAGAGTTACTTATAAAAAACGCAGATCAACCTCTTTCCGTTCAAAAAGAAAGAATAAAAAAAGCTTTCAGAACTTGGAGGGGAAAGCACAAAAAAACAGATGACGTTCTTATCATAGGTTTAAAAGTTTTTTAA
- a CDS encoding cation:proton antiporter encodes MTEIIIFTISFIFIALASKQISGFFVKIKLPQITGFLIAGIIAGPFILDLIKKDAVVNLGFINDISLAFIAFAAGAELYLKELRSRYKSISWMTFGQLVVTFLLSTVIILFIADYIPFMKEMSFNVRFSVSMLISTIFVARSPASAIAVISEMRAKGPFTQTVMGVTVVKDVLVIILFALTFSISKTLIAGEKFSIFLIFLLLFEILISVGLGIIFSKIIAFALSLKISIKYKAVIVLIIGYGIFLFSKLTKHYSDILFNFEFYLEPLLISIIAGFAVINYTKYKEEFHKVLRDSEVAVYVVFFTLTGASVSIDVLIDSWLIALIFFFIRLFTMIIGSYIGGKAGGDPFKYWKFGWMPYVTQAGVGLGLVTVIAAEFTNWGTEVATVLISVIIMNQFIGPPLFKWVLHWVGESHTKSEAHEFDGNRDAIIFGLEDQATALARQLINHNWEVKIATRRKDISQYADSKLDIIQIKDFSLETMKSLQAEKAEAIVTMKTDKENLKICEIAYEHLGTKDVVVRLNDRNNFDKFHELGVLIVEPSTAIVSLLDHLVRSPVAASLLLGTEENQDTIDIEITNKDIHGLTLRELQLPCDILILSIKRKDNVVLSHGYTRLRLGDIITVVGSNESLDKVALRFEK; translated from the coding sequence ATGACCGAAATTATTATATTTACAATATCTTTTATCTTTATTGCACTTGCATCAAAGCAAATATCCGGTTTTTTTGTTAAAATTAAACTACCCCAAATTACAGGCTTCTTGATTGCAGGAATAATTGCAGGACCTTTTATTTTAGATTTAATTAAAAAAGATGCTGTAGTAAATTTAGGATTTATAAATGATATTTCTCTCGCATTTATTGCTTTTGCTGCCGGTGCCGAATTATATCTTAAAGAATTAAGAAGTCGATATAAAAGTATATCATGGATGACATTCGGTCAATTAGTTGTTACATTTTTATTAAGTACGGTCATTATCCTTTTTATTGCCGACTATATTCCGTTTATGAAAGAGATGAGTTTCAATGTGAGGTTTTCGGTTTCAATGTTAATTTCAACAATTTTTGTAGCCAGATCACCGGCATCAGCTATTGCGGTAATAAGTGAGATGCGAGCAAAAGGACCTTTCACACAAACTGTTATGGGTGTTACTGTTGTGAAAGATGTTTTAGTTATTATATTGTTTGCATTAACATTTTCTATTTCAAAAACATTAATTGCAGGTGAAAAATTTAGTATTTTCTTAATATTTTTATTGTTGTTTGAAATATTAATTTCTGTCGGATTAGGAATTATTTTCAGTAAAATTATAGCTTTTGCATTATCTCTGAAAATAAGTATTAAGTATAAAGCTGTAATTGTTTTGATTATAGGCTACGGTATTTTTTTATTCTCAAAATTGACGAAGCATTATTCTGACATTCTTTTTAACTTTGAGTTCTATCTTGAACCTCTTCTGATTAGTATAATTGCAGGCTTTGCAGTTATTAATTATACAAAATATAAAGAAGAGTTTCATAAGGTTCTGAGAGATTCGGAAGTCGCGGTTTATGTAGTGTTTTTTACTTTAACAGGAGCTTCTGTTTCAATTGATGTATTAATTGACTCTTGGCTTATTGCTCTTATATTCTTTTTTATACGTTTATTTACAATGATTATAGGTTCTTATATCGGAGGTAAAGCCGGCGGAGATCCTTTTAAATACTGGAAGTTCGGTTGGATGCCTTATGTTACGCAAGCCGGCGTAGGTTTAGGGTTGGTAACTGTTATAGCTGCTGAATTTACAAATTGGGGAACTGAAGTAGCAACAGTATTAATTTCTGTTATTATTATGAATCAATTTATAGGTCCGCCCTTATTCAAGTGGGTTTTGCATTGGGTTGGAGAAAGTCATACTAAATCAGAAGCACATGAATTTGACGGTAACAGAGATGCAATTATATTTGGTTTGGAAGACCAAGCAACTGCATTAGCAAGGCAATTAATTAATCATAACTGGGAAGTGAAAATTGCTACAAGAAGAAAAGATATAAGTCAATATGCTGACAGCAAGTTAGATATAATACAAATTAAAGATTTTTCATTAGAAACAATGAAGAGTTTACAGGCTGAAAAAGCCGAAGCAATAGTAACAATGAAAACGGATAAGGAGAATCTAAAAATATGTGAAATTGCATATGAACATCTCGGAACAAAAGATGTTGTAGTGAGACTGAATGACAGAAATAATTTTGACAAATTTCATGAACTCGGAGTTCTTATTGTTGAACCTTCAACAGCAATTGTAAGTTTGCTTGACCACCTTGTTCGCTCACCGGTTGCTGCATCGTTACTTCTCGGAACTGAAGAAAATCAAGATACGATTGACATAGAAATTACGAATAAAGACATACACGGGTTAACATTAAGAGAACTACAACTTCCGTGTGATATTTTGATATTATCTATTAAAAGAAAAGACAATGTAGTTTTATCTCACGGATACACACGTTTACGGCTTGGAGATATTATTACTGTTGTAGGTTCAAACGAAAGTTTGGATAAAGTTGCTCTAAGATTTGAGAAATAA
- a CDS encoding PorP/SprF family type IX secretion system membrane protein: MKYINIIFVLALFFNLNANAQDFKYTLIYENPLQLNPALMGMNNDLKVSLSHRNQWGPVGDAYYTTSSFTAMAPIFIQDSKGKIDIGTNVIMDNSGAYETFSFSLAAGYGLKISKYSNLSLIINGGYVMKSLDVSSLTFDQQYVLGSFDAGNSNGELILNEKLSYPEVGFGILWYTDNYIQADNNLNAFIGVSGYHLNNPNESYTGYTGILPPKYVFHGGVEVLLNNEIGFTPNLILATQSGKEYASAGLYVDYHFDYSKLTFGTWYRLNDGLAFLFKYQHENFVIGYGYDFSTTVLGGLIDGIKTHEISLSFRLNMKDGADNNDDDEEDY, encoded by the coding sequence ATGAAATATATTAACATAATATTTGTACTTGCATTATTCTTTAATTTAAATGCAAATGCACAAGATTTTAAATATACATTGATTTATGAAAATCCGCTTCAGTTAAATCCCGCTTTGATGGGAATGAACAATGATTTGAAAGTTTCTTTGTCTCACAGAAACCAATGGGGACCCGTGGGAGATGCTTATTATACAACTTCTTCTTTTACGGCAATGGCTCCTATATTTATACAAGATTCAAAAGGTAAAATTGATATAGGAACAAATGTTATTATGGATAACTCAGGTGCTTATGAAACTTTCTCTTTTTCTTTGGCGGCAGGTTACGGTCTTAAAATTTCAAAATATAGTAATCTATCCCTTATTATTAACGGCGGGTATGTTATGAAATCTTTAGACGTAAGTTCTCTTACTTTTGACCAACAATATGTTTTAGGCTCATTTGATGCCGGTAACTCAAACGGAGAACTAATTTTGAATGAGAAATTGAGTTATCCGGAAGTCGGTTTCGGAATATTATGGTACACTGATAACTATATTCAGGCAGATAATAACTTAAATGCATTTATAGGTGTTTCGGGTTATCATTTAAATAATCCGAATGAATCTTATACCGGATATACAGGTATTTTACCTCCGAAATATGTTTTTCACGGAGGAGTAGAAGTTCTTTTAAACAATGAAATAGGGTTTACTCCTAATTTAATATTAGCAACGCAAAGCGGAAAGGAATATGCTTCTGCAGGGTTATATGTTGATTATCATTTCGATTACAGTAAACTTACTTTCGGTACTTGGTACAGACTTAACGACGGTTTAGCATTTTTATTCAAATATCAACATGAAAATTTTGTAATAGGCTACGGATATGATTTTTCTACTACTGTTCTCGGTGGTTTAATTGACGGAATAAAAACCCATGAAATATCTCTTTCATTTCGCCTTAATATGAAGGATGGTGCAGATAATAATGATGACGATGAAGAAGATTACTAA
- the pgeF gene encoding peptidoglycan editing factor PgeF — protein sequence MKLIKSFETDFFKFNNFSEFENLNHFISTNIRKEAGQIFNDFNISLESRHNYERIISGRKSLSKSVNISLENFVMQNQVHGNNIKIIEEKHRGKGAYNHSDAIQNNDAMLTNIPGICLFLFAADCVPILFYDRKNKVIGAAHAGWQGTVKKIARKTVLKMQEEYNSSVNDIIIGIGPSISVKNYEIGENVLNEGEKAFGTIENYFQFNKNTGKYHFDLWYANKQQLIEVGIKSENIEISELCTFDNPDIFFSARKKDTGRFGAGIMLF from the coding sequence ATGAAATTAATAAAATCTTTCGAAACAGATTTCTTCAAGTTTAATAATTTTTCAGAATTTGAAAATCTCAATCATTTTATTTCAACAAACATAAGAAAGGAAGCCGGTCAAATATTTAATGATTTTAATATAAGTTTAGAATCAAGGCATAATTATGAAAGGATTATTTCCGGCAGAAAATCATTATCAAAATCTGTTAATATCTCCCTTGAAAATTTTGTTATGCAAAATCAGGTTCACGGAAATAATATAAAAATTATCGAAGAAAAGCATAGAGGTAAAGGAGCTTATAATCACTCGGATGCAATTCAAAATAATGATGCAATGCTTACTAATATTCCGGGAATTTGCTTATTCCTTTTTGCTGCTGATTGCGTTCCGATATTATTTTATGACAGAAAAAATAAAGTTATAGGAGCTGCTCATGCCGGTTGGCAGGGAACAGTTAAAAAAATTGCAAGAAAAACTGTTTTAAAAATGCAAGAAGAATATAATTCCTCTGTAAACGATATAATTATCGGTATCGGCCCTTCAATAAGCGTTAAAAACTACGAAATCGGCGAAAATGTTTTAAATGAAGGAGAAAAAGCATTCGGAACAATTGAAAACTATTTTCAATTTAATAAAAATACGGGTAAGTATCATTTTGATTTGTGGTATGCAAATAAACAACAACTTATTGAAGTCGGAATAAAATCTGAAAATATTGAAATATCAGAATTATGTACTTTTGATAATCCGGATATTTTCTTTTCGGCAAGAAAAAAAGATACCGGCAGGTTTGGTGCCGGTATAATGCTTTTTTAA